A window of the Archocentrus centrarchus isolate MPI-CPG fArcCen1 chromosome 9, fArcCen1, whole genome shotgun sequence genome harbors these coding sequences:
- the LOC115785804 gene encoding isotocin-neurophysin IT 1, with protein MTGAAVSVCLLFLLSVCSACYISNCPIGGKRSIMDAPLRKCMSCGPGDRGRCFGPSICCGEGLGCLLGSPETAHCVEENYLLTPCQAGGRPCGSEGGRCAASGLCCDAESCTTDQSCLIEEEGDEQTSQFDGSDPGDIILRLLHLAGHTSPHRVHQ; from the exons ATGACCGgagctgctgtgtctgtgtgcctgctttttctcctctctgtaTGTTCAGCATGTTACATCTCCAACTGCCCTATTGGAGGAAAGAGGTCCATAATGGATGCACCATTGCGCAAG TGCATGTCATGCGGCCCTGGAGACAGGGGCCGTTGCTTCGGCCCAAGTATCTGCTGTGGGGAGGGTCTCGGCTGCCTGCTCGGCTCCCCAGAAACGGCTCACTGTGTGGAGGAGAACTACCTGCTCACCCcctgccaggcaggagggagACCCTGTGGATCTGAGGGAGGACGGTGCGCTGCCTCAGGGCTCTGCTGTGATGCAG AGAGCTGCACCACAGATCAATCCTGCCTTATCGAGGAGGAAGGAGATGAACAAACCAGCCAGTTCGATGGCAGCGACCCCGGTGACATCATCCTCAGGCTCCTGCATTTGGCTGGCCACACTTCTCCTCATCGAGTCCACCAATGA
- the LOC115786231 gene encoding fatty acid-binding protein, liver-type, with translation MSFAGKYQLDSQENFEPFMKAIGLSDELIQKGKDVKSISEIEENGDTFKVTVTTGSNVIVSNFTIGQEAELLSPTGEKVKGVVQREGNKLKVTLKSIQSVTELLDANTLVTTMTVGNIVYKRTSKRM, from the exons ATGTCTTTCGCTGGAAAATACCAGCTGGATTCTCAGGAGAACTTTGAGCCTTTTATGAAGGCTATTG GCTTGTCTGATGAGCTCATCCAGAAAGGCAAAGATGTTAAGAGCATCTCCGAGATCGAGGAGAACGGTGACACCTTCAAAGTGACGGTTACAACCGGCTCAAATGTCATCGTCAGCAACTTCACCATCGGACAGGAGGCTGAACTACTGTCACCCACTGGAGAAAAAGTGAAG GGGGTAGTTCAGCGTGAAGGCAACAAGCTGAAGGTCACCCTGAAGTCCATCCAGTCAGTCACAGAACTGTTGGATGCGAACACGCTAGTTACT ACAATGACTGTTGGGAACATTGTATACAAGAGGACAAGCAAACGCATGTAA